From Trichomycterus rosablanca isolate fTriRos1 chromosome 18, fTriRos1.hap1, whole genome shotgun sequence, the proteins below share one genomic window:
- the ak3 gene encoding GTP:AMP phosphotransferase AK3, mitochondrial codes for MALRKIFRAVIMGPPGSGKGTVSSRIRESFGLQHLSSGDMLRANIEAKSELGLLMKSCIDQGQLVPDDVISRLILASLREMDHSSWLLDGFPRTVSQAESLDSEFTVDTVVNLDVPFQTIKERLTSRWVHLPSGRVYNIDFNPPKIPGLDDITGEPLTQRDDDMPETVTRRLKAYENQTEPVLEYYRSKGVLATFTGTETNKIWPHVHTFLSKKMTQSRKIRGHV; via the exons ATGGCTTTACGGAAGATTTTTCGTGCTGTGATTATGGGTCCTCCGGGTTCGGGGAAGGGAACCGTGTCCTCTCGGATCAGAGAAAGTTTCGGACTGCAGCATCTCTCCAGCGGGGACATGCTCCGGGCTAACATCGAGGCTAAAAGCG AACTGGGTCTGCTAATGAAGTCGTGTATAGATCAGGGTCAGCTGGTACCCGATGACGTCATCTCTCGCCTCATCCTGGCCAGCCTCAGGGAGATGGATCACAGCAGCTGGCTCTTGGATG GTTTCCCACGGACGGTGTCTCAGGCAGAGAGTTTGGACTCTGAATTCACAGTGGACACAGTCGTCAACCTGGACGTGCCATTCCAGACCATTAAAGAGCGGCTCACTTCGCGCTGGGTGCACCTGCCGAGCGGGCGTGTCTACAACATAGACTTCAACCCCCCCAAGATTCCT GGTCTTGATGATATCACAGGTGAACCGTTGACCCAGCGGGACGATGACATGCCTGAGACGGTGACCCGCAGACTGAAGGCTTATGAAAACCAGACTGAACCAGTCCTGGAGTATTACAG GAGTAAAGGAGTGCTGGCGACGTTTACTGGGACCGAAACCAACAAGATCTGGCCTCACGTTCACACCTTCCTCTCCAAGAAAATGACACAGAGCCGGAAGATCAGAGGACATGTTTAA
- the cdc37l1 gene encoding hsp90 co-chaperone Cdc37-like 1 → MDLFGNKDDMIQSEANCCENVNQNPAPHSQQLHEASAESIASLCERQQRCVKASIVSSWQLVEAQDQLCGLELHGSESAEQARARALASSAHLSKTEEEWRRKESMLDSRRSPVLGQEFCDSGFDKSIINDTQLRMNDTEHDRSLTFVQRHEQELQHFGMLRRWDDSQRFLAQSPHLISEETANYLILWCFRLYAEEKEALMEQVAHQAVAMQFILEMAHSVQQDPRACFRQFFQKAKEGQEGYLDVFHTELEAFKRRVREYSKQPKMNNPKVPEQHVSAGCRLDPKQVLESLPPELKACIQSQDMHILQNVLSTMNPQVAEYHIKRCLAAGLCTHIGWSPKEEDSETEELRMMETS, encoded by the exons ATGGATTTGTTTGGGAATAAGGATGACATGATTCAATCTGAGGCGAACTGCTGTGAAAATGTCAACCAGAATCCTGCTCCACACTCACAGCAACTTCATGAG GCCAGTGCAGAGAGCATAGCGTCTCTGTGCGAGCGGCAGCAGCGCTGTGTCAAAGCCTCCATCGTGTCTAGCTGGCAACTGGTGGAGGCGCAGGATCAGCTCTGCGGCCTGGAGCTGCACGGGTCTGAGTCAGCAGAACAGGCCCGAGCTCGAGCCCTCGCCAGCTCAGCACACCTCTCCAAGACTGAGGAGGAGTGGAGGAGGAAAGAGAGCATGCTGGACTCGAGAAGGAGCCCAGTCCTCGGACAAGAGTTCTGCGACAGCGGCTTCGACAAG AGTATAATAAATGACACCCAGCTGAGGATGAATGACACGGAGCATGACAGGAGTTTGACGTTTGTTCAGCGGCACGAGCAGGAACTTCAACATTTCG GAATGCTTAGAAGATGGGACGACAGTCAGCGCTTTCTGGCCCAGTCGCCCCACCTCATTTCAGAGGAAACAGCCAACTATCTGATTTTGTGGTGCTTTCGCCTTTACGCTGAAGAG AAAGAAGCTCTGATGGAACAGGTGGCTCACCAGGCTGTTGCCATGCAGTTTATTTTGGAGATGGCTCACAGTGTGCAGCAGGATCCACGGGCCTGTTTTCGCCAATTCTTCCAGAAAGCCAAA GAGGGACAGGAGGGATATCTGGACGTCTTCCACACTGAACTGGAGGCCTTTAAACGAAGAGTAAGAGAGTACTCTAAGCAGCCTAAAATGAACAACCCAAAAGTTCCTGAGCAGCACGTTTCAGCTGGCTGCCGCCTCGATCCCAAACAAGTGCTGGAGTCACTTCCTCCT GAACTGAAGGCGTGTATCCAGTCACAGGACATGCACATTCTCCAGAATGttctcagcaccatgaatccaCAG GTGGCAGAGTATCATATTAAGCGCTGTTTGGCTGCAGGACTGTGTACACATATTGGATGGAGCCCCAAAGAGGAGGACTCAGAAACAGAAGAGCTAAGAATGATGGAGACCTCATAG